A genomic stretch from Chitinophaga lutea includes:
- a CDS encoding ABC transporter permease, with protein sequence MFHNVKIAWRTLSKQKLYAAINIGGLAIGLAVTTLLLMWRQDELSYDAFHPGKENIYEVHSTFESGGSMVHWINTQAAVAAHSLRSVPGVKEAVRVSYNQDMSRFQYRDRVFFEKQTGYVDERFFSLFNFPLLKGDRNKPFRDNNSVVVSSSIAKKYFEDEEPIGKVITIDGKHQFTVTGVMEDMPLNSSIRYDMLFPFDRVVKSYAPNGYWKTADEDWGNFYVRTYLQLQPETNLDTTAARLGRLWVTQSPNEGIERRGYLLQSLTDVHFYEVNGKEGLIRVIRVFFLIAIVILLIACINYINLSTARASQRAVEVGVRKAIGANRVQLFRQFISESVLVFGIAVVLAVALLYFLLPFCNDLTGKNMTLSLLDGRILGILGFGILFMLLLAGVYPALLLTSFDPLNALKGKITAAGRSGFFRKGLVVTQFVISVVLIGSTLVIGLQLRYIHNKPLGFDKENVFIFPVRNMQEHAAAVKQQLAAIPGVTAVTYGHTNIMNVGSSTSDTDWEGKAPGQSLNVTVIGADADFVPSMKLTIKEGRAFRPGPADSASYVLNEETVRLTGLKDPVGKRFRLYDTEGTVIGVVKDFHSGDMHYKIRPLVMFYKPEGWQLYVKTDGQRTAAVVDSIGKIWSRYNPDYPFEPSFLDMSYSAMYAGEARTGKLFLTFAGVAVFLSCLGLFGLATFSISQRTKEIGIRKVLGASVPNIIQLISKDFLKLVLIAIVIATPIAWYAMQQWLSSFAYSIPVPVWAFAAAGVVAVLIALFTVSFQSIKAALVNPVHSLKSE encoded by the coding sequence ATGTTTCATAACGTCAAAATTGCCTGGAGAACGCTCAGTAAACAAAAGTTGTATGCCGCCATCAACATCGGCGGCCTGGCTATTGGCCTAGCGGTGACCACCCTGCTGCTGATGTGGCGGCAGGATGAGTTGAGTTATGATGCATTTCATCCGGGGAAGGAAAATATATACGAAGTACACAGCACTTTCGAGTCAGGAGGCTCGATGGTGCACTGGATAAATACACAGGCAGCCGTGGCCGCCCATTCGCTGCGGTCTGTGCCGGGCGTGAAAGAAGCCGTGCGCGTGTCGTACAACCAGGACATGAGCCGGTTCCAGTACCGCGACCGGGTCTTTTTTGAAAAACAGACAGGGTATGTGGACGAGCGCTTTTTCTCCCTGTTCAACTTTCCGTTGCTGAAAGGAGATCGTAACAAACCCTTCAGGGACAATAACTCCGTAGTGGTATCTTCATCCATTGCAAAAAAATATTTCGAAGACGAGGAGCCGATCGGGAAAGTGATCACCATCGACGGCAAACACCAGTTTACCGTAACGGGGGTAATGGAAGACATGCCGTTAAACTCCAGCATCCGGTACGATATGCTGTTCCCCTTCGACCGCGTTGTCAAATCATATGCTCCCAATGGTTACTGGAAAACAGCGGACGAAGACTGGGGCAATTTCTATGTACGTACTTATCTGCAGCTGCAGCCGGAGACTAACCTGGACACGACAGCTGCGCGGCTGGGCAGGTTGTGGGTGACGCAAAGCCCCAACGAGGGTATCGAAAGACGGGGTTACCTGCTGCAGTCCCTGACCGACGTTCATTTTTACGAAGTGAACGGTAAAGAAGGGCTGATCAGGGTTATCCGCGTCTTTTTCCTGATAGCGATCGTTATCCTGCTTATTGCCTGCATCAATTACATTAACCTGTCCACCGCCAGGGCCAGCCAACGCGCGGTAGAGGTGGGCGTGCGCAAGGCCATCGGCGCCAACCGCGTGCAGCTCTTCCGGCAGTTCATCAGCGAATCGGTGCTGGTGTTTGGTATTGCCGTGGTGTTGGCAGTGGCGCTCCTGTATTTCCTGCTGCCGTTCTGCAACGACCTCACGGGTAAAAATATGACGTTGAGCCTGCTCGACGGCCGGATTCTCGGCATTCTGGGCTTCGGCATTTTATTCATGCTGCTGCTGGCCGGCGTATATCCGGCGCTGCTGCTGACTTCTTTCGATCCATTGAACGCACTGAAAGGAAAAATCACCGCTGCCGGCCGGTCAGGTTTCTTCCGCAAAGGACTGGTGGTGACGCAGTTTGTTATTTCCGTGGTATTGATCGGCAGCACACTGGTGATCGGTTTGCAGCTGCGCTATATTCACAATAAGCCGCTCGGGTTCGACAAAGAGAATGTATTTATCTTCCCCGTACGGAACATGCAGGAACATGCCGCCGCCGTTAAACAGCAGCTGGCAGCCATTCCCGGAGTAACTGCGGTAACCTACGGGCATACCAATATCATGAATGTGGGCAGCTCCACGAGCGATACGGATTGGGAGGGCAAGGCACCCGGCCAGAGCCTCAATGTGACCGTGATCGGGGCGGATGCCGACTTCGTTCCCTCCATGAAATTAACGATCAAAGAGGGCCGTGCTTTCCGGCCGGGCCCCGCGGATTCCGCGTCATACGTCCTCAACGAAGAAACAGTGAGGCTGACCGGCCTCAAAGATCCTGTCGGCAAGCGGTTCAGGCTGTATGATACCGAGGGTACCGTGATCGGTGTAGTGAAAGATTTTCACAGCGGCGATATGCATTATAAAATCAGGCCGCTGGTGATGTTTTACAAGCCGGAAGGATGGCAGCTCTATGTAAAAACGGATGGCCAGCGCACGGCCGCCGTGGTGGATTCCATCGGGAAGATCTGGAGCCGCTATAACCCGGATTATCCGTTTGAGCCGTCGTTCCTGGATATGAGCTATTCCGCCATGTACGCCGGCGAGGCCCGTACCGGTAAACTGTTCCTGACATTCGCCGGTGTGGCCGTGTTCCTGTCGTGCCTCGGGCTTTTCGGCCTGGCCACCTTCTCCATATCGCAGCGCACCAAAGAAATCGGCATCCGCAAGGTGCTGGGTGCTTCGGTGCCGAATATCATACAATTGATCTCGAAAGATTTTCTAAAGCTGGTGCTGATTGCCATCGTGATCGCTACGCCGATTGCCTGGTACGCCATGCAGCAGTGGTTGAGCAGTTTCGCTTACAGTATACCGGTGCCCGTGTGGGCCTTTGCCGCGGCAGGTGTAGTAGCGGTGCTGATAGCGCTGTTCACCGTCAGCTTCCAGTCTATAAAAGCCGCACTGGTGAACCCGGTGCACTCCTTAAAATCAGAGTAA
- a CDS encoding sigma-54-dependent transcriptional regulator, translating into MSTQQGKILIVDDDVDVLRAARLLLKRHFAQVDFEKNPQKIPYLVSNFEYDVILLDMNFTRDLSSGKEGFEWLDRILDINPKATVVLFTAYGDVEMAVRAIKAGAVDFVLKPWENDKLLATMQTAVLTHQAKQEKKAGGATLHTDNVLIGDSPAMQEVMETVSRVAGTDANILILGENGTGKDLLARHIHTLSQRKEKPFVSVDLGALSESLFESELFGHVKGAFTDARDDRSGRFEEANGGSIFLDEIGNISIPFQAKLLTVLQNRSVTRVGSNKAAAVDVRLICATNRNIQQMAAQHLFRQDLLYRVNTIEIQLPPLRNRVEDIVPLAEYFLGMYRKKYNRPVAFLHETLIAQLEKYDWPGNIRELQHAIERAVILCQGKTLMPKDVFVKTNAAAEQFDTGFNLEDMERNMISQALKKCNGNITDAAKELGLSRAALYRRMEKYNL; encoded by the coding sequence ATGAGTACACAGCAAGGAAAAATCCTGATCGTTGATGATGATGTGGATGTATTAAGAGCAGCACGCCTGTTGTTAAAAAGGCATTTCGCCCAGGTGGACTTCGAAAAGAACCCGCAGAAGATCCCCTACCTGGTAAGCAATTTCGAGTACGATGTGATTCTGCTCGACATGAATTTCACCCGCGACCTCAGCAGCGGCAAAGAAGGATTTGAATGGCTGGACCGTATTCTGGACATCAATCCCAAAGCCACCGTGGTGCTGTTTACCGCCTACGGCGACGTGGAAATGGCCGTTCGCGCCATCAAAGCAGGCGCAGTGGATTTTGTGCTGAAACCCTGGGAAAACGATAAACTGCTGGCTACCATGCAAACGGCGGTGCTGACCCACCAGGCCAAACAGGAGAAAAAGGCAGGCGGCGCCACCCTTCATACCGATAATGTACTGATCGGCGACAGTCCCGCCATGCAGGAAGTAATGGAAACCGTATCCCGCGTAGCGGGTACCGACGCCAACATCCTCATCCTCGGCGAAAACGGTACGGGCAAAGACCTGCTGGCGCGGCACATTCACACCCTCAGCCAGCGGAAAGAAAAACCTTTCGTGAGCGTAGACCTTGGCGCCCTCAGCGAATCACTGTTTGAAAGCGAGCTGTTCGGCCATGTGAAAGGCGCGTTTACCGATGCCCGCGACGATCGCAGCGGGCGGTTTGAAGAGGCTAACGGCGGCAGCATTTTCCTGGACGAGATCGGCAATATTTCCATTCCCTTCCAGGCCAAACTCCTCACCGTGCTGCAGAACCGTTCGGTGACGCGTGTGGGCTCCAACAAAGCCGCCGCCGTGGATGTGCGACTCATCTGCGCCACCAACCGCAACATCCAGCAAATGGCGGCCCAGCACCTGTTCCGCCAGGACCTTTTATACCGCGTCAACACCATCGAAATACAGCTGCCGCCCCTGCGCAACCGCGTGGAAGATATCGTGCCGCTGGCAGAATATTTCCTCGGCATGTACCGCAAAAAATACAACCGCCCCGTGGCCTTCCTGCACGAAACGCTCATCGCCCAGCTCGAGAAATACGACTGGCCGGGCAACATCCGTGAGCTGCAGCACGCCATCGAACGAGCGGTCATTCTTTGCCAGGGCAAAACCCTCATGCCGAAAGACGTATTCGTGAAAACGAACGCTGCCGCCGAGCAGTTCGACACCGGGTTTAACCTCGAAGATATGGAACGGAACATGATCTCGCAGGCCCTGAAAAAGTGCAACGGCAACATCACCGATGCCGCCAAGGAACTGGGCCTGAGCCGGGCTGCGCTGTACCGCCGCATGGAAAAATACAATCTCTGA
- a CDS encoding sensor histidine kinase, which translates to MNRFSLNILLRIVVLIATIMAGCWLWWNGYQLVILLIVPFIIVQVFGLYYYLNRVNRKLTLFLEAIRYEDFSIRFSADNKLGKSFSALNHQFNEVLEAFRQTRAEREANLKYIDTIIQHISIGVLSFDSDGKIELINPAAFRLMGIYRLRYLDELKHPHPDLAETLLQLPAGSKALYATQNGQQLTIQATTVRLQGRLVKLISLQNIHAELQQKELEAWQNLTKILRHEIMNSVTPIVSLIGTMREIVEHDMGPTPEQTEAVEDLKEALETIESRSKGIMNFVNAYRDYTTLPKPQFTNVNLKQLINSVSNLLQSDIRAAGITYTAHVSPDNIEIHADETQLQMVLINLVKNAMDALEHTEKPRIQVKGSMGNAQQIIIEVTDNGPGIEPEAQERIFIPFFTTKKKGSGIGLSLSQQIIQMHGGQLKVASPPEKGTTFYVLLTN; encoded by the coding sequence ATGAACCGATTCAGCCTTAACATTTTATTGCGGATAGTGGTGCTCATCGCCACCATCATGGCCGGCTGCTGGCTGTGGTGGAACGGCTACCAGCTGGTGATCCTGCTGATCGTACCGTTTATCATCGTGCAGGTGTTCGGTTTGTATTATTACCTCAACCGGGTGAACCGCAAATTAACCCTGTTCCTGGAGGCTATCCGGTACGAGGACTTTTCGATCCGTTTCAGCGCAGACAATAAGCTGGGCAAGAGTTTCAGTGCCCTGAACCACCAGTTCAACGAAGTGCTTGAAGCCTTCCGCCAGACGCGGGCGGAAAGGGAGGCCAATCTCAAATACATCGATACCATCATCCAGCATATCAGCATCGGCGTACTGTCTTTCGACTCGGACGGCAAAATTGAGCTCATCAACCCCGCCGCCTTCCGGCTGATGGGCATCTACCGCCTCCGTTACCTCGACGAACTGAAACACCCCCACCCTGACCTGGCGGAAACACTGCTGCAGCTACCGGCGGGCAGCAAAGCGCTGTACGCCACGCAAAACGGGCAGCAGCTCACCATCCAGGCCACCACCGTGCGCTTGCAGGGGCGGCTGGTAAAGCTCATTTCCCTGCAGAACATCCATGCGGAGCTGCAGCAGAAAGAGCTCGAGGCCTGGCAGAACCTCACCAAGATCCTGCGCCACGAAATCATGAACTCCGTAACCCCCATCGTGAGCCTCATCGGCACCATGCGCGAAATCGTGGAGCACGACATGGGGCCCACCCCGGAACAGACGGAAGCGGTGGAAGACCTCAAGGAAGCCCTCGAAACCATCGAAAGCCGCAGCAAGGGCATCATGAACTTCGTGAACGCCTACCGCGATTACACCACCCTGCCCAAACCGCAGTTCACCAACGTCAACCTCAAACAACTCATCAACTCCGTGAGCAACCTGCTGCAGTCCGATATCCGGGCAGCGGGCATTACCTATACGGCGCACGTGTCGCCAGATAACATTGAGATTCATGCAGATGAAACGCAATTGCAGATGGTGCTCATCAACCTCGTAAAAAACGCCATGGACGCGCTGGAGCATACGGAAAAACCGCGCATACAGGTAAAAGGCTCCATGGGCAACGCGCAGCAGATCATCATCGAGGTGACCGACAACGGGCCCGGCATCGAGCCGGAAGCCCAGGAACGGATCTTCATCCCCTTCTTTACCACCAAAAAGAAAGGCTCCGGCATCGGGCTCAGCCTTTCCCAGCAAATCATACAAATGCACGGCGGCCAGCTGAAAGTGGCCAGTCCCCCGGAAAAGGGTACAACTTTTTACGTATTGCTCACTAATTAA
- a CDS encoding ABC transporter ATP-binding protein has translation MIRTVNLQKLFTTEEVETTALNGIYMEVQDGEFVAIMGPSGCGKSTLLNILGLLDNPSDGEYHFWGQEVARMSERQRAQLRKGAIGFVFQSFNLIDELTVFENVELPLLYLKVPASERKKRVEEVLERMNIMHRRNHFPQQLSGGQQQRVAIARAVVAKPKLILADEPTGNLDSTNGEEVMKLLQELNDAGTTLIMVTHSPYDAGFAHRIVNLFDGKVVTENIKEQFHV, from the coding sequence ATGATCAGAACAGTCAATTTACAGAAGCTCTTTACGACCGAAGAAGTGGAAACTACGGCGCTGAACGGTATTTATATGGAAGTGCAGGACGGCGAGTTTGTAGCCATCATGGGTCCCTCCGGTTGCGGTAAATCCACCCTGCTTAATATCCTGGGGTTGCTCGACAACCCGTCAGACGGCGAATATCATTTCTGGGGCCAGGAAGTGGCGCGCATGAGCGAACGTCAGCGTGCCCAGCTGCGGAAAGGCGCCATCGGGTTCGTGTTCCAGAGCTTTAACCTCATCGACGAGCTGACTGTTTTTGAAAATGTGGAGCTGCCGCTGCTGTACCTGAAAGTACCTGCCAGCGAAAGGAAAAAAAGGGTGGAGGAAGTGCTCGAAAGAATGAACATCATGCACCGCCGCAATCACTTCCCCCAGCAACTGTCTGGCGGCCAGCAGCAGCGTGTGGCCATCGCCCGCGCCGTAGTGGCCAAACCGAAACTGATCCTCGCGGACGAACCGACGGGTAACCTCGACTCCACTAACGGGGAAGAAGTGATGAAACTGCTGCAGGAGCTCAACGATGCCGGTACCACCCTGATCATGGTAACCCACTCCCCCTACGACGCCGGTTTCGCCCACCGCATCGTCAACCTCTTCGACGGTAAAGTCGTTACGGAAAACATCAAAGAACAATTTCACGTATAA
- a CDS encoding lysoplasmalogenase, whose protein sequence is MQPKNWAVLYFLVLLADLCVIAFDIPHARFATKPLIMIVLGFLCWAHAAHLHLRARNFIFAAIIFSWGGDVLLLFPQHFVAGLISFLTAHILYMIFFLQVRPKARMSWREAATAAGVIVYAVGLVSLLAPYLGELKPAVMVYTVVISLMLLTALRTFGWRSGKAGLLCVAGALLFVISDSILAIEKFYTAFPASSILVMLTYGVAQWMIVEGSIKHLKTVPS, encoded by the coding sequence ATGCAACCGAAAAACTGGGCAGTACTGTACTTCCTGGTGCTGCTGGCAGACCTTTGCGTGATAGCCTTCGACATTCCCCATGCCCGCTTCGCCACCAAACCATTGATCATGATCGTGCTGGGTTTCCTTTGCTGGGCACATGCCGCTCACTTACACCTTCGTGCCAGGAACTTCATTTTTGCCGCCATCATTTTTTCGTGGGGCGGCGATGTACTGCTGCTGTTCCCGCAACATTTTGTGGCGGGGCTGATCAGCTTCCTGACGGCGCACATCCTGTACATGATTTTTTTCCTGCAGGTGCGGCCAAAGGCCCGGATGAGCTGGCGCGAAGCGGCCACCGCAGCCGGCGTGATCGTATATGCCGTAGGATTAGTGAGTCTGCTGGCCCCTTACCTCGGTGAGCTGAAACCGGCCGTGATGGTGTACACGGTGGTTATTTCGCTGATGCTGCTGACGGCCCTGCGCACGTTCGGCTGGCGGAGCGGAAAAGCCGGCCTGCTGTGCGTAGCGGGCGCCCTCCTGTTTGTGATATCGGATTCCATACTGGCCATAGAAAAATTTTACACCGCCTTCCCTGCAAGCAGTATTTTAGTCATGCTGACATACGGCGTTGCGCAATGGATGATTGTGGAAGGCAGCATCAAACACCTGAAAACCGTACCATCATGA
- a CDS encoding efflux RND transporter periplasmic adaptor subunit — protein sequence MDRQLKKKYWNKQRIFLVGGGGVLVLLVLWSFIFADKRSKLNVEKDKITISTVTQGSFDEYIVVTAVVHPLKTIRLDAIEGGYVARKFLEGGSMVKQGDSILRLENQRLMMEFVNRETEMYRLLNELQNTRLRLRQDRFALEKTLSDLDYQVDQAKDLFDRNHKLFKDKVIAEQEYLRSKRDYEKLTRQREIEVKSQAYQIDNSQTQISQLEGTIARTQRNLSLMKENLNNLVVRAPVDGQLSSINVEVGTSISAGQNIGQIDDLNGFKMRAEVDEHYISRVFAGLKANFEFNGKNNDMVISKVYPEVKNGRFEVDMNFSSGAPEGIRRGQSSPIRLELGKSSSALLLPVGGFFSDTGGNWVYVVEKGGKRAVKRNISLGRKNPVYFEVLEGLNPGEQVITSPYENFGNKEVLEF from the coding sequence ATGGATAGACAACTCAAAAAGAAATACTGGAACAAACAACGCATTTTTCTCGTTGGCGGAGGTGGCGTGCTGGTACTGCTCGTTTTATGGAGCTTCATTTTTGCCGACAAAAGAAGCAAGCTGAATGTTGAAAAAGACAAGATCACGATCTCTACCGTAACGCAGGGGTCGTTCGACGAATATATCGTGGTGACGGCAGTGGTGCATCCGCTCAAAACCATCCGCCTCGACGCCATCGAGGGCGGGTATGTGGCCCGCAAGTTCCTCGAAGGGGGCAGCATGGTAAAACAGGGCGATTCCATCCTCCGCCTCGAAAACCAGCGGCTGATGATGGAGTTTGTAAACAGGGAAACGGAAATGTACCGCCTGCTGAACGAATTGCAGAACACCCGCCTGCGTTTGCGCCAGGACCGTTTTGCCCTCGAAAAGACGCTCAGCGACCTCGATTACCAGGTAGACCAGGCCAAAGACCTGTTCGACCGGAACCACAAACTGTTCAAAGACAAGGTGATCGCCGAGCAGGAGTATCTGAGATCCAAGCGTGATTATGAAAAACTGACGCGCCAGCGAGAAATCGAAGTGAAATCGCAGGCTTACCAGATCGACAACTCTCAAACGCAGATCTCCCAGCTGGAAGGGACCATTGCCAGAACGCAGCGGAACCTGTCGCTGATGAAGGAGAACCTCAATAACCTGGTGGTGCGTGCCCCGGTAGACGGCCAGCTGTCGTCTATCAACGTGGAAGTGGGCACCAGCATTTCCGCCGGCCAGAACATCGGCCAGATCGACGATCTCAACGGTTTCAAGATGCGCGCGGAAGTGGACGAACATTACATTTCACGTGTATTTGCCGGCCTGAAGGCCAATTTCGAGTTCAACGGCAAAAACAACGACATGGTGATATCCAAAGTATATCCCGAAGTGAAAAACGGGCGGTTTGAAGTAGATATGAATTTTTCTTCCGGAGCACCTGAAGGGATCCGTCGCGGCCAATCCTCTCCTATCCGCCTCGAATTAGGGAAGTCGTCTTCAGCTCTCTTACTGCCGGTGGGCGGGTTCTTTTCAGATACCGGGGGAAACTGGGTGTACGTAGTGGAAAAAGGCGGAAAGCGTGCGGTGAAGCGCAACATTTCGCTGGGCCGCAAAAACCCGGTATATTTCGAAGTGCTCGAAGGGCTGAACCCCGGCGAGCAGGTGATCACATCGCCCTATGAGAATTTCGGCAACAAGGAAGTGCTGGAGTTTTAA
- a CDS encoding serine hydrolase domain-containing protein: MKKLSLLLFSACLYTSAQAQTWQDTVARIEAAFSRYKPDGPGAQMAISRNGQVIFSKAWGLADLEHNVKLSTASLIEAGSVSKQFTAAAILLLEQEGKLSLDDEVHKYIPELPDYGTLITIRHLMQHTSGLKDWGSIAAIAGWPRGTKAYDNLDALAIICRQKTLNNVPGAEYIYSNTGYTLMTIIVQRVSGKEMKDFSRPAIFDPAGMQQSIWRSSYKLMVPGRAMAYSTIGPKYLNDMPNESVYGHGGLLTTAEELLRWTQFYTTGKLGNPSLFPKQVTTRPLNNGNPHNYAAGLVVTKLNGKEVIMHSGATASYRANLEYFPELGLTFAFLSNTSAFDRDSTVPFILARNIFIPEPKPKKPQTAVPPLAVPEETLRNYTGWYQFSRDGRGLKLSIKNGQLYAGNNTALYPLGKNRFKNERGGVYEFAEGSFSEITPEKDTLQYKAVDFANINNDGAAARYTGEYYSEEADARVTIEAEGTTVWLVQKANSKLTLNPQYKDGFETPYGPLYFERNEQNKISGFKISISRARNVSFTKVK; encoded by the coding sequence ATGAAAAAATTATCGCTCCTTTTATTTTCCGCCTGCCTGTATACCAGTGCGCAGGCGCAGACCTGGCAGGATACGGTAGCCAGGATAGAAGCCGCTTTCAGCAGATATAAACCCGACGGGCCCGGGGCGCAGATGGCTATCAGCCGCAACGGGCAGGTGATCTTTTCAAAAGCCTGGGGGTTGGCGGACCTGGAACATAACGTGAAGCTGAGCACCGCCTCGCTCATCGAAGCCGGCTCCGTCAGCAAACAATTCACCGCCGCGGCCATCCTGCTGCTGGAGCAGGAAGGAAAACTGTCGCTCGACGACGAAGTGCACAAGTATATTCCCGAGCTGCCGGACTACGGTACGCTCATTACGATCCGCCATTTGATGCAGCATACGAGCGGGTTGAAAGACTGGGGCAGCATTGCCGCCATCGCCGGCTGGCCGCGGGGTACCAAGGCGTACGACAATCTCGACGCCCTGGCTATCATCTGCAGGCAGAAAACGCTGAACAATGTGCCCGGCGCCGAATACATTTACAGCAACACCGGCTATACCCTGATGACCATCATCGTGCAGCGCGTGTCCGGCAAAGAAATGAAAGACTTTTCACGGCCGGCCATTTTCGATCCCGCCGGCATGCAGCAATCCATCTGGCGCTCCAGCTACAAGCTGATGGTGCCGGGCAGGGCGATGGCCTATTCCACCATCGGCCCCAAATACCTGAACGACATGCCCAATGAAAGCGTGTACGGCCATGGCGGGCTGCTTACCACGGCCGAAGAACTGCTGCGGTGGACGCAGTTTTATACCACCGGGAAACTGGGCAACCCTTCGCTTTTCCCGAAACAGGTTACCACCCGGCCGCTGAACAACGGCAACCCGCACAATTATGCCGCGGGCCTGGTGGTCACCAAACTCAACGGAAAAGAAGTGATCATGCACAGCGGCGCTACCGCCAGCTACCGCGCCAACCTCGAGTATTTTCCCGAACTGGGGCTCACCTTCGCCTTTCTGAGCAATACCTCGGCGTTCGATCGGGACTCAACCGTTCCGTTTATCCTTGCCCGCAATATTTTTATCCCCGAGCCGAAACCGAAAAAACCGCAGACGGCCGTTCCGCCACTGGCCGTGCCCGAAGAAACCCTCCGGAATTACACCGGCTGGTACCAGTTTTCACGCGACGGGCGGGGACTGAAATTATCCATCAAAAACGGGCAGCTTTACGCCGGCAACAACACGGCGCTGTACCCCCTCGGGAAAAACCGTTTTAAAAACGAACGCGGCGGCGTGTACGAATTTGCTGAAGGCAGCTTTTCGGAAATCACCCCCGAAAAAGATACCCTCCAGTACAAGGCAGTCGACTTTGCAAACATCAATAACGACGGTGCCGCAGCCCGTTACACCGGGGAATATTATTCCGAGGAGGCCGATGCCCGGGTAACTATTGAGGCAGAAGGCACCACCGTGTGGCTGGTGCAGAAAGCCAACTCAAAACTGACGCTCAACCCGCAGTATAAAGACGGGTTTGAAACGCCGTACGGCCCGCTGTATTTCGAGCGGAACGAACAGAATAAAATCTCCGGCTTCAAAATTTCCATTTCCCGCGCCCGGAACGTCAGTTTTACGAAGGTGAAATAA
- the nadB gene encoding L-aspartate oxidase, translating into MHQTDFLVVGSGIAGLTYALKVAEQCPDKKVTILTKTREDETNTKYAQGGVAVVNDLENDSFEKHIEDTLIAGDGLCNEKIVEIVVKEGPERVNELIEWGARFDKAPDGELSLGKEGGHSEFRVIHHKDVTGREIERALLDAVRRKSNIELITHCFVVELITQHHLGYLVTKSTQDIECYGIYVLNLQTNKIEKILSRVTLLATGGNGQVYRTTTNPVIATGDGVAMVYRAKGRIENMEFIQFHPTALYQPGESPAFLITEAVRGDGGILRNKNGEDFMHRYDERLSLAPRDIVARAIDSEMKITGTEHVYLDCRHMDLEKFIHHFPNIYEKCRSLGIDISKDMIPVAPAAHYSCGGIKTDEHGRTSIGNLYAAGECASTGLHGANRLASNSLLEAMVFAHRCYLDAVKAIDSTSFKQVPDWDTLGTTAPKEMILITQSLKELKQIMSDYVGIVRTNVRLERAMRRLDILHLETEALYRETAVSPQLCELRNLITAGYLVVKGAMFRKESRGLHYNTDYPYKSELVQNIIL; encoded by the coding sequence ATGCATCAAACAGATTTCCTGGTAGTAGGCTCCGGGATTGCAGGGCTCACTTATGCACTGAAAGTGGCGGAGCAATGTCCGGATAAAAAAGTGACCATCCTCACGAAGACGCGCGAAGACGAGACGAATACGAAGTACGCGCAGGGCGGCGTGGCCGTAGTGAATGATCTGGAGAACGACAGCTTTGAAAAACATATAGAAGACACCCTCATCGCCGGCGATGGCCTCTGCAACGAAAAGATCGTCGAGATCGTGGTGAAGGAAGGGCCGGAACGGGTGAACGAGCTCATCGAATGGGGCGCCCGCTTTGACAAAGCGCCCGATGGCGAACTCTCGCTCGGGAAAGAAGGCGGCCACTCCGAATTCAGGGTGATCCACCATAAAGACGTAACCGGCCGCGAAATCGAACGCGCACTGCTCGACGCCGTTCGACGCAAAAGCAATATAGAGCTTATCACCCACTGTTTTGTGGTAGAGCTCATCACCCAGCACCATCTTGGTTACCTGGTGACAAAATCCACGCAGGACATAGAATGTTACGGCATTTATGTGCTCAACCTGCAGACCAATAAAATCGAAAAAATCCTTTCGCGTGTAACGCTGCTGGCCACCGGCGGCAACGGGCAGGTGTACCGCACCACCACCAATCCTGTGATTGCCACAGGCGACGGGGTGGCCATGGTGTACCGCGCCAAAGGGCGGATCGAGAACATGGAGTTCATCCAGTTCCACCCCACCGCCCTGTACCAGCCCGGCGAAAGCCCCGCTTTCCTGATCACCGAAGCGGTGCGCGGCGATGGCGGCATCCTCCGCAACAAAAACGGCGAGGACTTTATGCACCGGTACGACGAACGGCTCTCGCTCGCCCCGCGCGACATCGTGGCCAGGGCCATCGACAGCGAGATGAAGATCACCGGTACGGAGCATGTGTACCTCGACTGCCGGCACATGGACCTGGAGAAGTTCATCCATCACTTCCCGAACATTTATGAAAAATGCCGTTCCCTCGGGATCGACATTTCAAAAGATATGATCCCCGTTGCGCCCGCCGCCCACTACAGCTGCGGCGGCATAAAAACGGACGAGCACGGCCGCACCTCCATCGGTAACCTGTATGCGGCCGGGGAATGTGCCAGCACCGGGCTGCATGGCGCTAACCGCCTCGCGTCCAACTCGCTGCTCGAAGCCATGGTGTTTGCCCACCGCTGTTATCTCGATGCCGTAAAAGCCATCGACAGCACCAGCTTTAAGCAGGTGCCCGACTGGGATACGCTGGGCACTACCGCCCCCAAGGAAATGATCCTCATCACGCAAAGCCTCAAGGAGCTGAAGCAGATCATGAGTGACTATGTTGGTATCGTGCGCACAAACGTGAGGCTGGAAAGAGCGATGCGCCGCCTCGACATCCTGCATCTCGAAACGGAGGCTCTCTACCGCGAAACCGCCGTGTCGCCCCAGTTGTGCGAGCTCCGCAACCTCATCACCGCCGGTTACCTCGTGGTAAAAGGCGCGATGTTCCGTAAGGAAAGCAGGGGCCTGCACTACAACACCGATTATCCTTACAAATCAGAATTAGTCCAGAATATCATCCTGTAA